ATTTGCTTCTATATGGTTTGATTGgagaaaaacaaagttttatcCTACTCACTACAGTGAACTTGTTCGGCTCGCCGCTCTTTACAAGTATAGCTTGATCACTCTCTAATCTTTTATTGAATGATTGAGCATTCTCTTATCACTTAGTGATTTTGCACATATATGCAGATATGGTGGGGTTTATCTCGATTCTGATGTGATAGTATTGGGTTCATTGTCATCCCTGAGAAACACTCTCGGCTTGGAAGATCAGGCAGCGGGTGATTCGCTAAACGGTGCAGTCATGTCATTCGAAAAGAAAAGGTTCATAAACACACATCAATCCTTTGCCACATTAGAAACATCAGTTCTGTCTTAGTAACCCTCCAATGTTTCTGCCTTATGATTTAACTGCTACCTTCTCTTTGCAGCCCGTTCTTACTTGAATGCTTGAACGAATACTACTTAACTTATGACGATAAGTGTTTGCGATGCAACGGAGCTGATCTCTTGACTCGAGTATCTAAACGGTTTCTAAACGGGAAGCTTAACATTCGACCTTCCTCTGTATTCTTCCCAATCAGCCCACAACAGATAACGAAGTAAAACCTCTCTACCTCTCTAAAGACCCTTTGGTCCATCTTTGTTTAAGGAAGCTTctaacttttttggtttttggtggaGCAGCTATTTTACATATCCTACCACAGAAGATGAGAAATCGCAGCAAGACGAATTGTTCAAGAAGATCATCAATGAGTCATTAACGTTCCATTTTTGGAACAGCGCAACTTCATCTCTGATACCTGAACCAGAGAGCCTTGTCTCTAAGCTTCTTGACCGTAGTTGTGTCCGTTGCTCCGATGtattataaaaactatattcCTTCCGTTGTTTTAACTAAGTCATccagattaaaaaaatctttattttaacaagttcaaccaattaaaaacaatattacataatataaaatattaaactaatctaaaaattgtataaaaacttaaaaaaattatatattataaaacaaaaaaaaatttctaaaacattttatatttaaaattggagggagtattttttttttttatgtaaagaGAAGATTTTTGCAAGACTTTAAATCTCTCTCTGGACGAGCCATTAAAGCTTCAATGGCGTCTCTTCTCGCTAAATCGAATCGATTCCTTCTTAGACCTTCTGAGATACCCAATTCTCtctgctctcttctcttcttcagatTGATCTCTTCCGACAACGAATCCAATGATatgtctcttcttccttcttctccatcatcgtCACCTTCTCAATCTCTCGTTAAATCTGTCTGTTCATTGGTCTATAACTCCTATCTTCGTCAAAACCATGTCATATCATCATCCCCACACCGCGTCAATCTCGAATTCGATGCTAATTCTCTTACCCACGAGCAAGCCATCACTGTGGTGGCTTCACTCGCGAGCGAAGCTGGTTCAATGGTGGCGCTTTGTTTCTTCTACTGGGCAGTGGGTTTCGAAAAGTTTCGACATTTCATGAGATTGTATCTCGTAACCGCTGATTCTTTGCTTGCTAATGGGAATTTGCAGAAAGCTCATGAGGTAATGCGATGTATGCTTAGAAATTTCTCGGAGATTGGGAGATTGAACGAGGCTGTTGGTATGGTTATGGATATGCAGAATCAGGGGTTAACACCTAGTGCTATAACTCTGAATTGTGTTCTTGAGATTGCGATTGAGTCGGGTTTGATGGAGTATGCAGAGAAcgtgttcgacgaaatgtctGTGAGAGGAGTGTGTCCGGATTCTAGTTCTTTTAAGATTATGGTTATTGGTTGTTTTAGAGATGGTAAGATTCAGGAAGCTGATAGGTGGTTAAGTGGGATGATCCAAAGAGGTTTTATTCCTGATAACGCTACTTGTACTTTGATCCTCACTGCTCTGTGTGAGAATGGTTTAGTTAATAGAGCGATTTGGTATTTTCGTAAGAtgattgatttagggtttaagccAAACTTGATAAACTTTACGTCTTTGATTGATGGATTATGCAAGAAGGGAAGTATCAAGCAGGCTTTTGAGNNNNNNNNNNNNNNNNNNNNNNNNNNNNNNNNNNNNNNNNNNTAACTCCTATCTTCGTCAAAACCATGTCATATCATCATCCCCACACCGCGTCAATCTCGAATTCGATGCTAATTCTCTTACCCACGAGCAAGCCATCACTGTGGTGGCTTCACTCGCGAGCGAAGCTGGTTCAATGGTGGCGCTTTGTTTCTTCTACTGGGCAGTGGGTTTCGAAAAGTTTCGACATTTCATGAGATTGTATCTCGTAACCGCTGATTCTTTGCTTGCGAATGGGAATTTGCAGAAAGCTCATGAGGTAATGCGATGTATGCTTAGAATTTTCTCGGAGATCGGGAGATTAAACGAGGCTGTTGGTATGGTTATGGATATGCAGAATCAGGGTTTAACACCTAGTGCGATAACTCTGAATTGTGTTCTTGAGATTGCAATTGAGTCGGGTTTGATGGAGTATGCAGAGAAcgtgttcgacgaaatgtctGTGAGAGGAGTGTGTCCGGATTCTAGTTCTTATAAGGTTATGGTTATTGGTTGTTTTAGAGATGGTAAGATTCAGGAAGCTGATAGGTGGTTAAGTGGGATGATCCAAAGAGGTTTTATTCCTGATAACGCTACATGTACTTTGATCCTCACTGCTCTGTGTGAGAATGGTTTAGTTAATAGAGCGATTTGGTATTTTCGTAAGAtgattgatttagggtttaagccAAACCTGATAAACTTTACGTCTTTGATTGATGGATTATGCAAGAAGGGAAGTATCAAGCAGGCTTTTGAGATGTTAGAGGAGATGGTTAGAAATGGTTGGAAGCCAAATGTGTATACACACACGGCTTTAATTGATGGGCTATGTAAAAGGGGATGGACTGAGAAGGCGTTCAGGTTGTTCCTGAAACTTGTTCGTAGTGATCATTACAAACCCAATGTACATACTTATACTTCGATGATTGGTGGGTATTGCAAAGAAGATAAGTTGAACCGTGCAGAGATGTTGTTTAGCAGAATGAAAGAGCAGGGTTTGTTTCCTAACGTTAACACATATACAACGCTCATCAATGGTCACTGTAAAGGTGGGAATTTTGATAGAGCGTACGAGTTGATGAATTTGATGGGTGATGAAGGTTTTAGGCCAAATATTTATACGTATAACGCGGTTGTAGATAGTCTCTGTAAGAAATCAAGGGCAACTGAGGCATATGAGTTGCTGAATAAAGCATTTTCTCGTGGATTAGAAGCTGATGGGGTTACTTACACTATTCTTATTCAAGAACAGTGTA
The sequence above is a segment of the Camelina sativa cultivar DH55 chromosome 10, Cs, whole genome shotgun sequence genome. Coding sequences within it:
- the LOC104718328 gene encoding pentatricopeptide repeat-containing protein At4g19890-like isoform X2 — translated: MASLLAKSNRFLLRPSEIPNSLCSLLFFRLISSDNESNDMSLLPSSPSSSPSQSLVKSVCSLVYNSYLRQNHVISSSPHRVNLEFDANSLTHEQAITVVASLASEAGSMVALCFFYWAVGFEKFRHFMRLYLVTADSLLANGNLQKAHEVMRCMLRNFSEIGRLNEAVGMVMDMQNQGLTPSAITLNCVLEIAIESGLMEYAENVFDEMSVRGVCPDSSSFKIMVIGCFRDGKIQEADRWLSGMIQRGFIPDNATCTLILTALCENGLVNRAIWYFRKMIDLGFKPNLINFTSLIDGLCKKGSIKQAFEMLEEMVRNGWKPNVYTHTALIDGLCKRGWTEKAFRLFLKLVRSDHYKPNVHTYTSMIGGYCKEDKLNRAEMLFSRMKEQGLFPNVNTYTTLINGHCKGGNFDRAYELMNLMGDEGFRPNIYTYNAVVDSLCKKSRATEAYELLNKAFSRGLEADGVTYTILIQEQCKQSDNKQALAFFCRMSKTGFEADMRLNNILIAAFCRQKQMKESERLFQLAVSLGLVPTKETYTSMVSGYCKEGGIDLALRYFHNMKRHGCVPDSFTYGSLISGLCKKSMVDEACKLYEAMIDRGLSPPEVTRVTLAYEYCKRNDSANAMILLEPLDKKLWIRTVRTLVRKLCSEKKVGVAALFFQKLLEKDGSADRVTLAAFTTACSESGKNNLVADLTERISRGVG
- the LOC104718328 gene encoding pentatricopeptide repeat-containing protein At4g19890-like isoform X1; this encodes MASLLAKSNRFLLRPSEIPNSLCSLLFFRLISSDNESNDMSLLPSSPSSSPSQSLVKSVCSLVYNSYLRQNHVISSSPHRVNLEFDANSLTHEQAITVVASLASEAGSMVALCFFYWAVGFEKFRHFMRLYLVTADSLLANGNLQKAHEVMRCMLRIFSEIGRLNEAVGMVMDMQNQGLTPSAITLNCVLEIAIESGLMEYAENVFDEMSVRGVCPDSSSYKVMVIGCFRDGKIQEADRWLSGMIQRGFIPDNATCTLILTALCENGLVNRAIWYFRKMIDLGFKPNLINFTSLIDGLCKKGSIKQAFEMLEEMVRNGWKPNVYTHTALIDGLCKRGWTEKAFRLFLKLVRSDHYKPNVHTYTSMIGGYCKEDKLNRAEMLFSRMKEQGLFPNVNTYTTLINGHCKGGNFDRAYELMNLMGDEGFRPNIYTYNAVVDSLCKKSRATEAYELLNKAFSRGLEADGVTYTILIQEQCKQSDNKQALAFFCRMSKTGFEADMRLNNILIAAFCRQKQMKESERLFQLAVSLGLVPTKETYTSMVSGYCKEGGIDLALRYFHNMKRHGCVPDSFTYGSLISGLCKKSMVDEACKLYEAMIDRGLSPPEVTRVTLAYEYCKRNDSANAMILLEPLDKKLWIRTVRTLVRKLCSEKKVGVAALFFQKLLEKDGSADRVTLAAFTTACSESGKNNLVADLTERISRGVG
- the LOC104718328 gene encoding pentatricopeptide repeat-containing protein At4g19890-like isoform X3 yields the protein MASLLAKSNRFLLRPSEIPNSLCSLLFFRLISSDNESNDMSLLPSSPSSSPSQSLVKSVCSLVYNSYLRQNHVISSSPHRVNLEFDANSLTHEQAITVVASLASEAGSMVALCFFYWAVGFEKFRHFMRLYLVTADSLLANGNLQKAHEVMRCMLRNFSEIGRLNEAVGMVMDMQNQGLTPSAITLNCVLEIAIESGLMEYAENVFDEMSVRGVCPDSSSFKIMVIGCFRDGKIQEADRWLSGMIQRGFIPDNATCTLILTALCENGLVNRAIWYFRKMIDLGFKPNLINFTSLIDGLCKKGSIKQAFEMLEEMVRNGWKPNVYTHTALIDGLCKRGWTEKAFRLFLKLVRSDHYKPNVHTYTSMIGGYCKEDKLNRAEMLFSRMKEQGLFPNVNTYTTLINGHCKGGNFDRAYELMNLMGDEGFRPNIYTYNAVVDSLCKKSRATEAYELLNKAFSRGLEADGVTYTILIQEQCKQSDNKQALAFFCRMSKTGFEADMRLNNILIAAFCRQKQMKESERLFQLAVSLGLVPTKETYTSMVSGYCKEGGIDLALRYFHNMKRHGCVPDSFTYGSLISGLCKKSMVDEACKLYEAMIDRGLSPPEVTRVTLAYEYCKRNDSANAMILLEPLDKKLWIRTVRTLVRKLCSEKKVGVAALFFQKLLEKDGSADRVTLAAFTTACSESGKNNLVADLTERISRGVG